From the genome of Deinococcus apachensis DSM 19763, one region includes:
- a CDS encoding DinB family protein: MNLSETYNYLVRPRRDLWTSLEVTPDDLLSRPLLDGARFHCIKDLVLHIPAVEDSWLHEDILRDQPVWDRVPEVAGAQDGPYFAQVPLSSLLTYWQAVEASTLGYLGTLTPEELARQVTVNGSRGEEHFTVDGLLWHVMIHEMRHTAQIATLLRLSGVKPPFLDLLNYLPAQ, from the coding sequence ATGAATCTGTCCGAAACCTACAACTATCTGGTGCGTCCGCGGCGCGACCTGTGGACTTCACTGGAAGTCACCCCGGATGACCTTCTTTCCCGCCCACTGCTGGACGGCGCGCGCTTCCACTGCATCAAGGACCTGGTGCTGCACATCCCCGCCGTGGAGGACTCCTGGCTCCACGAGGACATCCTGAGGGACCAGCCCGTCTGGGATCGAGTCCCCGAGGTGGCCGGTGCTCAGGACGGGCCGTACTTCGCTCAGGTGCCGTTGAGTTCGCTCCTGACCTATTGGCAGGCCGTGGAGGCCAGCACCCTCGGTTACCTGGGCACCCTGACTCCCGAGGAACTGGCGCGGCAGGTCACGGTGAACGGATCGAGAGGCGAGGAGCACTTCACGGTGGATGGCCTGCTGTGGCACGTCATGATCCACGAGATGCGGCACACCGCACAGATCGCCACGTTACTGCGACTTTCGGGCGTCAAGCCGCCCTTCCTCGACCTGCTGAACTACCTGCCCGCACAGTGA
- a CDS encoding DUF2795 domain-containing protein, producing the protein MAKINPIQLQKHLKGVSYPASKQDLMDAAEENGADDDVRSMLDELPDEEYETPAAVNKALGGVDSDDE; encoded by the coding sequence ATGGCGAAGATCAACCCCATCCAGCTTCAGAAGCACCTCAAGGGCGTGAGCTACCCGGCGAGCAAGCAGGACCTGATGGACGCCGCCGAGGAGAACGGCGCGGACGACGATGTGCGCTCCATGCTCGACGAGCTCCCCGACGAGGAGTACGAGACGCCCGCCGCCGTCAATAAGGCGCTCGGCGGCGTGGACAGCGACGACGAGTAG
- a CDS encoding VOC family protein, whose protein sequence is MRALETCLYVDDLEAAEAFYSGVLGLSLFGKMAGRHLFYRLEGSMLLIFDPAASAQPGDVPLHAGKPGGHACLGIAREETDAWQARLEGHGLKVTRYAWGNRGESLYFEDPAGNVLELAPPSIWGLE, encoded by the coding sequence ATGCGCGCCCTCGAAACCTGCCTGTACGTGGACGATCTGGAGGCCGCCGAGGCGTTCTACTCGGGCGTTCTGGGCCTCAGCCTCTTCGGGAAGATGGCGGGGCGGCACCTCTTCTACCGGCTGGAAGGCTCCATGCTCTTGATCTTCGACCCGGCGGCGAGCGCGCAGCCCGGCGATGTGCCGCTGCACGCAGGCAAACCGGGCGGCCACGCCTGCCTGGGAATCGCGCGGGAGGAGACGGACGCCTGGCAGGCGCGGCTGGAGGGGCACGGCCTGAAGGTGACGCGCTACGCCTGGGGCAACCGGGGCGAGAGCCTGTATTTCGAGGACCCAGCGGGGAATGTGCTGGAACTGGCGCCGCCGAGCATCTGGGGGCTGGAGTGA
- a CDS encoding GNAT family N-acetyltransferase, producing the protein MNPHIRPERPADTPTIAEVTRLAFTYNGGIRENEMIGEIHASGRFLPDLSLVAEVEGQVVGHVIVAPTELRGDPEHPERPRRVLLLGPLSVLPDFQRRGIGSALIRSVLARLGGRPEPMVVLWGHEDYYPRFGFRRAGEFGLRPDTPAAMVYPLRSDLSSYAGLEMPA; encoded by the coding sequence ATGAACCCGCATATCCGCCCCGAGCGCCCCGCCGACACTCCCACCATCGCCGAGGTGACCCGCCTGGCCTTCACGTACAACGGTGGCATCAGGGAGAACGAGATGATCGGGGAGATTCACGCCTCGGGCCGGTTCCTCCCCGACCTCTCGCTGGTGGCCGAGGTCGAAGGTCAAGTGGTCGGCCACGTGATCGTCGCGCCCACCGAGCTGCGGGGTGACCCAGAGCATCCCGAACGCCCCCGGCGTGTGCTGCTGCTGGGACCCCTCAGCGTCCTGCCCGACTTCCAGCGGCGGGGCATCGGCAGCGCGCTCATCAGGAGCGTGCTGGCCCGCCTGGGTGGTCGCCCTGAGCCGATGGTGGTGCTGTGGGGGCACGAGGATTACTACCCGCGTTTCGGATTCCGCCGGGCAGGGGAGTTTGGCCTGCGACCAGACACCCCGGCGGCGATGGTCTACCCGCTGAGAAGTGACCTCAGCTCCTACGCGGGGCTGGAGATGCCCGCCTGA
- a CDS encoding pseudouridine-5'-phosphate glycosidase, protein MTTSVPIRPEVLALMDIHPEVGAALESGAPVVALESTIISHGMPYPQNVEMARGVEAVVREHGATPATIAVLGGRLKVGLTPDELEVLATDRSVQKISTRDLPVTVALGRHGATTVASTMRIASLAGIRVFATGGTGGVHRGAGETMDVSADLTELARTDVCVVSAGVKSILDIGLTLEVLETQGVPAITLGSEEFPAFYSRQSGFASPLTVAAPAEAARVLHAKWTLGLTGGVLLANPIPAEAEIPTSEITPHIEQALADMAALGLTGKETTPYLLGRIVEITGGRSLTANIALVRHNAAVAARVAAEYAMLQG, encoded by the coding sequence ATGACCACCTCCGTTCCCATCCGCCCCGAAGTTCTCGCCCTCATGGACATCCACCCCGAGGTCGGTGCCGCGCTCGAAAGCGGTGCTCCCGTCGTGGCGCTCGAAAGCACCATCATCAGCCACGGAATGCCGTACCCGCAGAATGTGGAGATGGCGCGCGGCGTGGAGGCCGTCGTGCGTGAGCACGGCGCCACGCCCGCCACCATCGCCGTGTTGGGCGGGCGCCTGAAGGTCGGCCTGACCCCCGACGAGCTGGAGGTGCTGGCGACCGACCGGAGCGTGCAGAAGATCAGCACCCGCGACCTGCCCGTCACCGTCGCGCTCGGCAGGCACGGGGCGACCACCGTGGCCTCCACCATGCGGATCGCCTCGCTCGCGGGCATCCGGGTCTTCGCCACGGGTGGGACGGGCGGCGTCCACCGGGGCGCGGGCGAGACGATGGACGTGAGCGCCGACCTCACCGAACTCGCCCGGACGGACGTGTGCGTGGTCAGCGCGGGGGTCAAGAGCATCCTCGACATCGGCCTGACGCTGGAAGTGCTGGAGACGCAGGGTGTCCCGGCGATCACGCTGGGAAGCGAGGAGTTCCCAGCCTTCTACTCGCGCCAGAGCGGATTTGCCTCCCCCCTCACCGTAGCAGCGCCCGCCGAGGCCGCCCGCGTGCTTCACGCCAAATGGACGCTCGGCCTGACGGGCGGAGTCCTCCTCGCCAACCCCATTCCCGCCGAGGCCGAGATTCCCACCTCCGAGATCACCCCGCACATAGAGCAGGCGCTGGCCGATATGGCGGCGCTCGGCCTGACGGGCAAGGAGACGACGCCGTACCTGCTGGGCCGGATCGTGGAGATCACGGGGGGCCGCAGCCTCACGGCGAACATTGCCCTCGTGCGGCACAACGCGGCGGTGGCGGCGCGGGTGGCAGCCGAGTACGCGATGCTGCAGGGCTGA
- a CDS encoding HpcH/HpaI aldolase/citrate lyase family protein: protein MSVKPLRSVLYVPGDKPRATEKARTLNADAVILDLEDAIAPEHKEAARENVRQALTWRWPGPLFVRVNGLGTPWEHDDREMALLGGVDGIVLPKAEDPAVLAGLHLRVPLWPMIETPLGVLRAPEIAAVPGVAGLIVGANDLARSLRTRPDPSRLPLLHALSAVVLAARAHSKLPLDAVFNDVRDSEGFTRECQQGRTLGFAGKTVIHPDQIEVANSTFGVTDEEAEEARALLSLWEQARAEGKSVATHRGVLIEQMHVDEAQEVLDLWRATKTNPS, encoded by the coding sequence GTGAGCGTTAAGCCGCTGCGGAGCGTTCTCTACGTGCCCGGTGACAAGCCCCGCGCCACCGAAAAGGCCCGCACCCTGAACGCCGACGCGGTGATCCTCGACCTGGAGGACGCTATCGCGCCCGAGCACAAGGAGGCGGCGCGGGAGAACGTGAGGCAGGCGCTGACCTGGCGCTGGCCCGGCCCGCTGTTCGTGCGGGTGAACGGTCTGGGCACCCCCTGGGAACACGACGACCGTGAGATGGCCCTCCTGGGCGGCGTGGACGGAATCGTGCTGCCCAAGGCCGAGGACCCCGCCGTCCTCGCGGGCCTGCACCTGCGCGTGCCCCTCTGGCCTATGATCGAGACGCCCCTAGGGGTGCTGCGCGCCCCGGAGATCGCGGCGGTTCCCGGCGTGGCTGGCCTGATCGTGGGCGCCAACGACCTCGCCCGGTCGCTGAGAACCCGCCCCGACCCCAGCCGCCTGCCCCTGCTCCACGCCCTGTCGGCCGTGGTCCTGGCTGCCCGCGCCCACAGCAAACTTCCCCTGGACGCCGTCTTCAACGACGTGCGCGACTCGGAGGGCTTCACCCGGGAATGCCAGCAGGGCCGCACCCTGGGCTTCGCCGGGAAGACCGTCATCCATCCCGACCAGATCGAGGTCGCCAACTCCACCTTCGGCGTGACGGACGAGGAAGCCGAGGAGGCCCGCGCCCTCCTCAGCCTCTGGGAACAGGCCCGCGCGGAAGGCAAGAGCGTCGCCACCCACCGCGGCGTCCTCATCGAACAGATGCACGTGGACGAAGCCCAGGAAGTCCTCGACCTTTGGAGAGCTACAAAGACCAATCCAAGCTGA
- a CDS encoding carbohydrate kinase, with the protein MPLTDRERDLLRLIRESPLSSPEDLARRLGTSRAAVNVHVSNLTRKGFLLGRGYVVAPDNEPRVVAVGGANLDVKARTLAPAVPGTSNPGATTQAPGGVARNIAENLARLGVPTHLIAAVGRDPNGDLLLRETEAAGVDVRDVLRLDSPTGTYTAVLDEHGELIIAVAAMGATDALTPAALNDRRGVLRGASWVIADGNLSAQTLTHLLTLCTQGGTPVIFEPVSMPKAARLLPALEAGLAPHTVTPNVAELAALVGREVPNTPRALAEAAGQLHARGVQTVWVRRGEWGSLLSTPDGVTDLPTLPAQVADVTGAGDAMLAAYLAALLAGHSPAEAARHGHAAAALTVESSHAVSPILTPATVKARLESTQPSSPRITPQESP; encoded by the coding sequence ATGCCTCTGACTGACCGTGAGCGAGACCTCCTGCGCCTGATCCGTGAGTCCCCGCTCAGCTCACCGGAGGACCTCGCCCGGCGCCTGGGAACCTCCCGCGCGGCAGTCAACGTCCACGTCAGCAACCTGACCCGCAAGGGCTTCTTGCTGGGCCGCGGCTACGTAGTTGCGCCGGACAACGAACCCCGCGTGGTCGCGGTGGGTGGCGCGAACCTGGACGTGAAGGCCCGCACCCTCGCCCCTGCCGTGCCCGGCACCAGCAACCCCGGCGCGACGACCCAGGCCCCGGGCGGTGTGGCCCGTAACATCGCGGAAAACTTGGCGCGGCTGGGCGTCCCCACCCACCTGATCGCCGCCGTCGGCCGGGACCCGAACGGCGACCTGCTGCTGCGCGAGACCGAGGCCGCGGGCGTGGACGTGCGGGACGTGCTCCGCCTGGACAGTCCCACCGGCACCTATACCGCCGTTCTCGACGAGCATGGGGAACTGATCATCGCGGTGGCGGCGATGGGGGCGACCGACGCCCTGACTCCCGCTGCGTTGAATGATCGGCGGGGAGTGCTACGCGGCGCCTCGTGGGTAATCGCGGATGGCAACCTCAGCGCGCAAACCCTGACGCACCTGCTGACCCTCTGCACCCAGGGGGGCACGCCGGTCATCTTCGAGCCGGTCAGCATGCCCAAGGCGGCGCGTCTTCTCCCGGCCCTGGAGGCAGGACTCGCGCCGCACACCGTCACGCCGAACGTCGCCGAACTCGCGGCCCTGGTCGGCCGGGAGGTCCCCAATACACCACGAGCCCTCGCTGAGGCGGCAGGTCAACTCCACGCGCGGGGAGTGCAGACCGTCTGGGTCCGGCGGGGCGAGTGGGGCAGCCTGCTCTCCACCCCGGACGGGGTGACCGACCTTCCCACCCTCCCCGCCCAGGTCGCCGATGTGACCGGCGCGGGGGACGCGATGCTCGCCGCATACCTGGCCGCCCTCCTGGCCGGTCACTCCCCTGCCGAGGCCGCCCGCCACGGCCACGCCGCCGCTGCCCTCACCGTCGAGAGCAGCCACGCCGTCTCCCCCATCCTGACTCCGGCCACGGTCAAGGCGCGGCTGGAATCGACTCAACCCTCAAGTCCCCGCATCACCCCGCAGGAGTCCCCATGA
- the lpdA gene encoding dihydrolipoyl dehydrogenase, translating into MDSYDVVVIGGGPAGYVAAIRAAQLGFKTACVDAFERNGKASLGGTCLNVGCIPSKALLDSSERFEMINHEAQEHGIQVEGARVDLTKMLGRKESVVDKLTGGVAFLFRKNKVTSFHGLGRLVRQDGDGWIVDAAGTEVHAKNVIVATGSNPRELPGAPFGENIVENSGALAFEQVPGRLGIIGAGVIGVELGSVWRRLGAQVTILEALPGFLMAADEAVSKEALKQFQKQGLEFHFGVKITEVQQSDSGVTVTYEEKGNTVTAQFDKLIVSIGRVPNTRGLGAEAVGLELDERGFVKVDGHYRTNLPGVYAIGDVVGGAMLAHKAEEEGVAVAELLAGQAGHVNYDVIPWVIYTSPEIAWAGLTEKQAREKGLNVKAGQFPFSANGRALGHGDPRGFVKVVADADTDKIIGVHMVGPNVSELIGETVTLMEFGGSAEDLARTVHAHPTLSEVVKEAALATDKRSLHM; encoded by the coding sequence ATGGACTCTTACGATGTAGTGGTGATTGGGGGCGGCCCCGCCGGGTACGTGGCCGCTATTCGCGCCGCGCAACTCGGCTTCAAGACTGCCTGCGTGGACGCCTTCGAGCGGAACGGCAAGGCCAGCCTGGGCGGCACCTGCCTCAATGTGGGCTGTATCCCCAGCAAGGCGCTGCTCGACTCCAGCGAGCGCTTCGAGATGATCAACCACGAGGCGCAGGAGCACGGCATCCAGGTCGAGGGCGCCCGCGTGGACCTGACGAAGATGCTGGGCCGCAAGGAGAGCGTGGTGGACAAGCTGACGGGTGGCGTCGCCTTCCTGTTCCGCAAGAACAAGGTGACGAGCTTCCACGGCCTGGGACGCCTCGTGCGCCAAGACGGTGACGGCTGGATCGTGGACGCCGCCGGGACCGAGGTCCACGCGAAGAACGTGATCGTGGCGACGGGCAGCAACCCGCGCGAACTGCCCGGTGCCCCCTTCGGCGAGAACATCGTCGAGAACAGCGGCGCCCTCGCCTTCGAGCAGGTACCGGGACGGCTCGGCATTATCGGCGCGGGCGTGATTGGCGTGGAGCTGGGCAGCGTTTGGCGCCGCTTGGGCGCGCAGGTCACCATCCTGGAGGCCCTCCCCGGCTTCCTGATGGCCGCCGACGAGGCCGTGAGCAAGGAGGCCCTCAAGCAGTTCCAGAAGCAGGGCCTGGAGTTCCACTTCGGCGTGAAGATCACGGAAGTCCAGCAAAGCGACTCCGGCGTGACCGTCACCTACGAGGAGAAGGGCAACACGGTCACCGCGCAGTTTGACAAGTTGATCGTCTCCATCGGGCGGGTGCCCAACACCAGGGGCCTGGGCGCCGAGGCTGTCGGCCTGGAACTCGACGAGCGCGGCTTCGTGAAGGTGGACGGCCACTACCGCACCAACCTCCCCGGGGTCTATGCCATCGGCGATGTGGTCGGTGGCGCGATGCTCGCTCACAAGGCCGAGGAGGAGGGCGTGGCCGTTGCCGAACTCCTCGCCGGGCAGGCCGGGCACGTGAATTACGACGTGATTCCCTGGGTGATCTACACCAGCCCCGAGATCGCCTGGGCGGGCCTGACGGAAAAGCAGGCGAGGGAGAAGGGCCTGAACGTCAAGGCCGGGCAGTTCCCCTTCAGCGCCAACGGGCGCGCGCTGGGCCACGGCGACCCCCGAGGCTTCGTCAAGGTTGTGGCGGACGCCGACACCGACAAGATCATCGGCGTCCACATGGTTGGCCCCAACGTCTCTGAACTCATCGGTGAGACGGTCACCCTGATGGAATTTGGCGGCAGCGCGGAAGACCTCGCCCGCACCGTCCACGCCCACCCCACCCTGAGCGAAGTGGTGAAGGAAGCGGCGCTGGCGACGGACAAGCGTTCGCTGCATATGTAG
- a CDS encoding CorA family divalent cation transporter — protein MRVRPYLFDADSKDREVHLDAALVHGLSERQLLWVDVLGRDAAQMRRLGELLRFHPGAVQDLADPSPHPQVRNYGDTFRVDVQAVREHRGRLVGAELNIVVGPGALMTVHAEDIPFLEEFTAQERNNDKLGQLTPEAFLAALLNWHLTSYLREVEVLERQLDGLDEAILGRPERGDFLGDLAACRRQVSELRRLLTDHRDVYATLARPDFKAIEDSASSDYYDVLEDRFERALASTEGLREAVLGSFDLYMTSLGQRTNDTMRVLTVATVLLGLWALVASLFGTNFQLPLEKTGVRGFLAMLAALLLLSALVMWAARRRRWW, from the coding sequence GTGAGGGTCCGTCCCTACCTTTTCGACGCCGACAGTAAGGACCGGGAGGTCCACCTGGACGCGGCGCTGGTGCACGGGCTCTCGGAACGCCAGCTCCTGTGGGTGGACGTGCTGGGCCGGGACGCGGCACAGATGAGGCGGTTGGGGGAACTGCTGCGCTTTCACCCGGGGGCGGTGCAGGACCTCGCCGACCCCAGCCCGCACCCGCAGGTCAGGAACTACGGGGACACCTTCCGGGTGGATGTGCAGGCGGTGCGAGAGCACAGAGGGCGGCTGGTCGGCGCCGAACTCAACATTGTGGTGGGGCCGGGCGCGCTGATGACCGTCCACGCGGAAGACATCCCCTTTCTGGAGGAGTTCACCGCGCAGGAGCGGAACAATGACAAGCTCGGCCAGCTCACGCCCGAGGCTTTTCTGGCGGCGCTCTTAAACTGGCACCTGACGAGTTACCTGCGCGAGGTCGAGGTTCTGGAGCGCCAACTGGACGGGCTGGACGAGGCCATCCTGGGGCGGCCCGAGCGCGGCGACTTCCTGGGTGACCTGGCAGCCTGCCGCCGCCAGGTGAGCGAGCTGCGAAGGCTCCTCACCGACCACCGCGATGTGTACGCGACACTCGCCCGGCCCGACTTCAAGGCCATCGAAGACAGCGCCTCGTCCGACTACTACGACGTTCTGGAGGACCGTTTCGAGCGGGCCCTGGCTTCCACCGAGGGGCTGCGCGAGGCGGTCCTGGGGTCCTTCGACCTCTACATGACGAGCCTGGGCCAGCGCACGAACGACACGATGCGTGTCCTGACGGTGGCGACCGTGTTGCTGGGGCTGTGGGCGCTCGTCGCCAGCCTGTTCGGAACGAACTTCCAGTTGCCCCTGGAGAAGACCGGCGTGCGCGGTTTTCTGGCGATGCTGGCCGCCCTGCTGCTGCTCTCCGCCCTTGTGATGTGGGCGGCCCGGCGACGGCGTTGGTGGTGA
- a CDS encoding RecQ family ATP-dependent DNA helicase — protein sequence MPRRIRVHVPEPEPAVPEPQPTPSTSEAEKDSARTIEPVPVAARPAPAPAHPVAAPGNERAGTKVARLRSKGVKPTEPAARPARGIRGAQQIAREVFGYDQLHPAQKEAIASVLKGRDTLAIMPTGSGKSAIYQVAAMSLGGPTVVVSPLIALQRDQVEALEESAPGQAALVNSTLRPAEREETLEAFTEGEVEFLFLAPEQLAHAETLERLRAAEPSLFVVDEAHCVSEWGHDFRPEYLRLGVAVEALGHPTVLALTATAAPPVREEIVERLGMRDPQILVRGFDRPNIHLGVRQFEDAGTKRTALLEGVVVAPKPGIVYAATRRSAEEFAHDLGERGVRAAAYHAGMNAQSREDVQAAFMADDLEVIVATTAFGMGIDKPNVRFVHHLDLSGSVDAYYQEIGRAGRDGGNAEATLFYTPGDLRLRRFFAGGTLVDADQVETVLRAVREHGEPVDPAGLGEETGLSQTRLLSAVNRLEEVGALEVLPDGEVTAVEGLETPEVVAQAALAQEHRRAYERSRLEMMRGYAETGGCRREFLLNYFGEEYHPPCGHCDNCQAGLVQANQNADDVPFALGSRVAHPTLGEGLVMRYEGGKVTVLFDQQGYQTLALPLVLENGLLEPVQA from the coding sequence ATGCCCAGACGAATCCGAGTCCACGTCCCCGAGCCCGAACCCGCCGTTCCCGAACCCCAACCCACGCCGTCCACCAGCGAAGCGGAAAAGGACAGCGCTAGGACCATTGAACCTGTCCCTGTCGCGGCCAGACCGGCGCCCGCTCCCGCTCACCCCGTGGCGGCGCCGGGCAACGAACGTGCTGGGACGAAGGTTGCCCGGCTCAGATCCAAAGGGGTCAAACCCACGGAGCCTGCCGCCAGACCCGCCAGGGGCATCCGGGGCGCCCAGCAGATCGCCCGGGAGGTGTTCGGCTACGACCAGTTGCACCCTGCCCAGAAGGAGGCCATCGCGTCCGTCCTGAAGGGCAGGGACACCCTCGCCATCATGCCGACCGGGAGCGGCAAGTCGGCGATCTACCAGGTCGCGGCGATGTCGCTGGGCGGCCCCACGGTGGTCGTCTCGCCCCTGATCGCCCTGCAACGCGATCAGGTGGAGGCGTTGGAGGAGAGCGCCCCCGGCCAGGCCGCCCTGGTCAACTCCACCCTGCGCCCCGCCGAGCGCGAGGAGACCCTGGAGGCGTTTACGGAGGGCGAGGTCGAGTTCCTCTTCCTGGCCCCCGAGCAGCTCGCCCACGCGGAGACCCTGGAACGGCTGCGCGCCGCTGAACCCTCGCTGTTCGTGGTGGACGAGGCGCACTGTGTCTCCGAGTGGGGCCACGACTTCCGGCCCGAGTACCTGCGGCTGGGCGTCGCGGTGGAGGCGCTGGGGCACCCCACGGTCCTGGCCCTCACCGCAACCGCCGCGCCCCCCGTGCGCGAGGAGATCGTCGAGCGGCTGGGGATGCGTGACCCACAAATTCTCGTGCGCGGCTTCGACCGCCCCAACATCCACCTCGGGGTGCGGCAGTTCGAGGACGCGGGGACCAAACGGACGGCGCTCCTGGAGGGCGTCGTCGTGGCCCCCAAGCCCGGCATCGTCTATGCCGCGACCCGCCGGAGCGCCGAGGAGTTCGCGCACGACCTGGGGGAGCGGGGCGTACGAGCGGCGGCCTATCACGCCGGGATGAACGCCCAGTCCCGGGAGGACGTGCAGGCGGCCTTCATGGCGGACGACCTGGAGGTGATCGTGGCGACCACGGCCTTCGGCATGGGCATCGACAAGCCGAACGTGCGCTTCGTGCATCACCTCGATCTCTCGGGCTCGGTGGACGCCTATTACCAGGAGATCGGCCGGGCGGGGCGGGACGGCGGGAACGCCGAGGCGACCCTCTTCTACACGCCGGGCGACCTGCGGCTGAGGCGCTTCTTCGCGGGGGGAACGCTGGTCGACGCCGATCAGGTCGAGACGGTGCTGCGGGCCGTGCGCGAACACGGCGAGCCCGTCGATCCGGCCGGGCTCGGGGAGGAGACCGGGCTCTCCCAGACCCGGCTGCTGAGCGCCGTGAACCGCCTGGAGGAGGTCGGCGCACTGGAGGTTCTGCCGGATGGCGAGGTGACCGCCGTGGAAGGGCTGGAGACGCCCGAGGTGGTGGCCCAGGCCGCGCTGGCCCAGGAGCACCGCCGCGCTTACGAACGCTCCCGGCTGGAGATGATGCGCGGGTATGCCGAGACGGGGGGCTGCCGCCGCGAGTTCCTGCTCAATTACTTCGGCGAGGAGTACCACCCTCCCTGCGGTCACTGCGACAACTGCCAGGCTGGGTTGGTGCAGGCCAATCAGAACGCCGACGACGTGCCCTTCGCCCTGGGCAGCCGCGTTGCCCACCCCACCCTTGGCGAGGGCCTGGTCATGCGCTACGAGGGCGGGAAGGTGACCGTGCTGTTCGACCAGCAGGGGTATCAGACGCTGGCCCTGCCGTTGGTGCTGGAAAACGGGCTGCTGGAGCCGGTGCAGGCCTGA
- a CDS encoding RIO1 family regulatory kinase/ATPase: MSARWLDDELEGADVLPERRHKHKAKKPLGKRRLATLTPDSEGGDETDDLIRRLTTLGHITEVVAELKSGKEATAYVARGPRGSVLLKLYRELEARSFKRDGVYREGQVILDKRAAKAMQGRSRKGLEMLQAGWVIAEYAHLWHLWRAGLNVPEPLVGPDPYDYAQTTPAVLMRLIGAEDTPAPRLSDAALSPEEARDAWDQAVGGMADLLRLGYAHGDYSTYNLLWWENTVTIIDFPQLTTRQNPNFRDLLRRDADSLATSFRKHGIQADGEATLREVQRRAGGQGPKPRVLLP, encoded by the coding sequence TTGAGCGCCCGCTGGCTCGATGACGAGCTGGAGGGGGCCGATGTCCTGCCCGAGCGCCGCCACAAGCACAAGGCCAAGAAACCGCTTGGCAAGCGCCGCCTCGCCACGCTGACCCCCGACTCCGAGGGCGGGGACGAGACCGACGACCTGATCCGCCGCCTGACCACACTCGGGCACATCACCGAGGTCGTCGCCGAACTCAAGAGCGGCAAGGAGGCCACGGCGTACGTGGCACGCGGCCCACGCGGCAGCGTCCTGCTCAAGCTCTACCGCGAACTCGAAGCCCGCTCCTTCAAGCGCGACGGCGTGTACCGCGAGGGGCAGGTCATCCTCGACAAGCGCGCCGCCAAGGCGATGCAGGGCCGCTCCCGCAAGGGCCTGGAGATGCTCCAGGCCGGGTGGGTGATCGCCGAGTACGCGCACCTGTGGCACCTGTGGCGGGCGGGCCTGAACGTCCCCGAACCGCTCGTCGGTCCCGACCCCTACGACTACGCGCAGACCACCCCCGCTGTGCTGATGCGCCTGATCGGCGCCGAGGACACCCCCGCCCCCCGTCTCAGCGACGCCGCCCTCTCGCCCGAGGAAGCGCGGGACGCCTGGGACCAGGCCGTGGGGGGGATGGCCGACCTGCTGCGGCTGGGCTACGCGCACGGCGACTACAGCACCTACAACCTCCTGTGGTGGGAGAACACCGTGACGATCATCGACTTTCCCCAGCTCACGACCCGTCAGAACCCCAATTTCAGGGACCTGCTGCGCCGCGACGCCGACAGCCTCGCCACCAGCTTCCGCAAGCACGGCATCCAGGCGGATGGCGAGGCTACCCTGCGCGAGGTGCAGCGCCGCGCCGGGGGGCAGGGGCCGAAGCCGCGCGTGCTGCTGCCATGA